A DNA window from Rhizobium jaguaris contains the following coding sequences:
- a CDS encoding SDR family NAD(P)-dependent oxidoreductase, producing MSGKLSTKVALVTGSSSGIGRAAVLAFARERAAFVAVHYARNAEAAQAVVREIEALGTKSVAIQADLAKGKDATDSLWEQFKAAAIAATGEPSLDILVNNAGVAPAVSLMETSEPLFDEIVAVNVKAPFFLIQAAADHIRDNGRIINISTGFTRVAAPTHPAYAASKGAVETLTLALAPEFGRRGITVNTVMPGVTETGMNASWITIPEARAQAEALSVFSRVGQPNDVADIIAFLASSEARWTTGQVIDATGGARL from the coding sequence AGTTCGAGTGGCATCGGCCGTGCCGCAGTACTTGCTTTTGCTAGGGAGCGCGCAGCGTTCGTTGCCGTTCATTACGCCAGAAACGCGGAGGCGGCCCAAGCTGTCGTCCGTGAGATAGAGGCGCTCGGCACAAAATCCGTTGCCATCCAGGCCGACCTCGCCAAAGGCAAGGACGCGACCGACAGTCTTTGGGAACAGTTCAAGGCAGCGGCAATCGCCGCCACTGGCGAGCCTTCGCTGGATATACTTGTCAATAATGCAGGCGTTGCGCCCGCGGTCTCCTTAATGGAAACAAGTGAACCTCTTTTTGATGAGATCGTGGCCGTCAACGTAAAAGCCCCCTTCTTTCTCATTCAAGCGGCTGCCGATCATATTCGCGACAACGGACGTATCATCAACATCTCGACGGGCTTCACGCGCGTCGCGGCCCCGACTCATCCAGCCTATGCCGCATCGAAGGGCGCGGTCGAAACTCTAACCTTGGCGCTCGCACCGGAATTTGGCCGTCGCGGCATTACTGTGAACACTGTCATGCCTGGCGTCACCGAGACCGGTATGAACGCTTCGTGGATTACAATCCCGGAAGCGCGGGCTCAAGCGGAAGCACTTTCGGTGTTCTCGCGCGTCGGCCAGCCAAATGACGTTGCCGATATCATTGCCTTTCTGGCCTCTAGTGAGGCGCGCTGGACGACGGGACAAGTGATCGACGCAACCGGAGGAGCTCGACTGTAA
- a CDS encoding heavy metal translocating P-type ATPase, whose translation MAAATQTRYRVGGMDCASCAAKIDTAVRRMAGVEDVSVSVTAGTMTVRHDETSNLSAIEKKVTGLGYSVAPLAGKAEPTPSEHQHDDHSHDHGHHHHDHDGHDHSAHDHTNHDHHRHAEKEIEGLHGHDHAPMDGPWWASKKGRLTIISGAALVAAYAVGHLVPSIAPYAFIVAMLVGLVPIARRAVMAALAGTPFSIEMLMTIAAVGAVIINAGEEAATVVFLFLVGELLEGVAAGKARASIQSLTTLVPKTALVEENGQTREVQADSLKVGAVILVRPGDRIAADGTIVEGESAIDEAPVTGESTPVRKGVDVKVFAGTINTDAVLRVRVTAAAADNTIARVVKLVEEAQESKAPTERFIDRFSRYYTPGVVAVATLVAVMPPLVAGASWLEWIYKGLAILLIGCPCALVISTPAAIAAALSAGARGGLLLKGGAVLETMGKVTTVAFDKTGTLTEGKPKVTDIVGFGHTAAEVLSRAAALENGSSHPLAVAILERAKADRVPMPPAAEARALPGKGVSGRVGGETMSLLSPQAAREMEPFSAGQDARIAAMNDEGKSVSVLVIEGKFAGLIAMRDEPRTDARAGIEALRTVGIGALMLTGDNARTAGAIAKGLGIEPRAQLLPEDKQRIVHELQARKQIVAKVGDGINDAPALAAADVGIAMGGGTDVALETADAAALHGRVTDVANMVVLSRTTMTNIRQNITMALGLKAVFLVTTIVGLTGLWPAILADTGATVLVTANAMRLLRWKGVFAAR comes from the coding sequence ATGGCAGCGGCGACACAAACGCGATACAGAGTTGGCGGCATGGATTGCGCATCATGCGCGGCCAAGATTGATACGGCCGTGAGGCGTATGGCCGGTGTCGAAGATGTCTCCGTTTCGGTGACGGCCGGAACGATGACCGTGCGCCATGACGAGACCAGCAACCTTTCGGCGATCGAAAAGAAGGTAACGGGCCTCGGCTACTCCGTTGCCCCGTTGGCGGGCAAGGCTGAGCCCACGCCCTCCGAACATCAGCACGACGATCATAGTCATGATCACGGGCATCATCATCACGACCATGACGGTCACGATCACTCGGCGCACGATCACACCAATCATGATCATCACCGCCATGCCGAAAAAGAAATCGAGGGGCTGCACGGTCACGACCATGCGCCTATGGACGGCCCTTGGTGGGCCAGCAAGAAAGGCCGCCTGACGATCATATCGGGCGCGGCACTTGTCGCTGCCTACGCCGTCGGCCATCTCGTCCCCTCAATCGCTCCCTATGCCTTCATCGTCGCCATGCTGGTCGGGCTCGTGCCGATCGCGCGCCGCGCCGTCATGGCGGCATTGGCGGGCACGCCGTTCTCCATCGAGATGCTGATGACGATCGCCGCCGTCGGCGCGGTCATCATCAATGCCGGTGAAGAGGCGGCGACGGTGGTCTTCCTCTTCCTCGTCGGCGAACTGCTGGAAGGCGTCGCCGCGGGAAAGGCACGCGCGAGCATCCAGTCGCTGACGACCTTGGTTCCGAAGACCGCGCTGGTGGAGGAGAATGGCCAGACCCGCGAGGTCCAGGCTGACAGCCTGAAAGTGGGTGCGGTTATTCTCGTGCGTCCCGGCGACCGCATCGCCGCCGATGGCACGATTGTTGAAGGTGAGAGTGCCATCGACGAGGCACCGGTCACCGGCGAGAGCACGCCGGTGCGCAAGGGCGTGGATGTCAAAGTCTTTGCAGGCACCATCAACACGGACGCAGTGCTGCGGGTCAGAGTCACCGCCGCTGCGGCCGACAACACGATTGCCCGCGTGGTGAAGCTTGTCGAGGAGGCGCAGGAATCCAAAGCCCCGACGGAACGGTTCATCGACCGCTTCTCGCGCTACTACACGCCGGGCGTCGTGGCTGTCGCGACCCTGGTCGCGGTGATGCCGCCGCTGGTGGCAGGGGCAAGCTGGCTGGAATGGATCTACAAAGGTCTGGCCATCCTGCTCATCGGCTGCCCCTGCGCCCTGGTGATCTCGACCCCTGCGGCAATCGCGGCGGCTCTGTCCGCCGGTGCTCGCGGCGGCCTGCTGCTGAAGGGCGGCGCGGTTCTGGAGACCATGGGCAAGGTGACGACGGTTGCTTTCGACAAGACAGGCACATTGACCGAGGGTAAGCCGAAGGTGACGGATATCGTCGGCTTCGGTCACACCGCGGCCGAGGTGCTGTCACGAGCGGCCGCGCTCGAAAATGGTTCGAGCCATCCGCTTGCCGTCGCAATCCTCGAACGGGCCAAGGCCGATCGTGTTCCGATGCCGCCTGCTGCCGAAGCCAGGGCTCTGCCGGGCAAGGGCGTGAGCGGCCGCGTCGGGGGCGAGACTATGTCGCTTCTCTCCCCGCAGGCGGCGCGGGAAATGGAGCCGTTCTCCGCCGGACAGGATGCCCGGATTGCCGCGATGAACGACGAAGGCAAGAGTGTCTCCGTACTTGTGATCGAGGGTAAGTTCGCCGGTCTTATCGCCATGCGCGACGAACCCCGCACTGATGCGCGAGCCGGGATCGAGGCACTGCGGACGGTGGGCATCGGCGCTCTCATGCTGACCGGTGACAACGCCCGCACGGCCGGTGCAATCGCGAAGGGTCTCGGTATCGAACCTCGCGCGCAGCTCCTGCCGGAAGACAAGCAGCGCATCGTGCACGAGCTGCAGGCTCGCAAGCAGATCGTCGCCAAGGTTGGCGATGGCATCAACGATGCGCCCGCGCTGGCAGCCGCCGATGTCGGCATCGCCATGGGCGGCGGCACCGACGTCGCCCTGGAGACGGCAGATGCGGCGGCTCTCCACGGCCGCGTGACCGATGTCGCCAACATGGTCGTGCTATCCCGGACGACGATGACTAACATCCGCCAGAACATCACCATGGCGCTCGGCCTCAAGGCGGTATTTCTGGTAACGACGATCGTCGGCCTCACCGGTCTCTGGCCGGCGATCCTGGCCGATACCGGCGCGACCGTGTTGGTCACCGCGAATGCAATGAGGCTGCTGAGATGGAAAGGCGTGTTCGCCGCACGATAA
- a CDS encoding MerR family transcriptional regulator yields the protein MKKITIGEAARRSGVKVPTIRYYEGIGLLSEPERSEGNQRSYEESHLHRLAFIRHARELGFEIEAIRTLLTLQDDPHQSCASADAIAKARLIEVEQRIRSLMALKAELEIMVEGCGHGRVDQCRVIEVLADHGQCMHPHH from the coding sequence ATGAAAAAGATCACGATCGGTGAGGCGGCGCGGCGAAGCGGCGTGAAAGTGCCGACGATCCGCTATTACGAAGGCATCGGCCTTCTATCGGAACCGGAGCGTAGCGAGGGCAATCAGCGCTCCTACGAAGAATCACATCTGCACAGGCTCGCCTTCATCCGGCACGCTCGCGAACTCGGCTTCGAGATCGAGGCAATCCGCACGCTTCTGACGCTGCAGGATGATCCGCATCAATCATGTGCCTCCGCCGACGCCATCGCCAAGGCGCGCCTGATCGAAGTGGAACAGCGAATTCGCAGCCTGATGGCGCTGAAGGCCGAACTCGAGATCATGGTCGAAGGTTGCGGCCATGGCCGCGTCGACCAATGCCGGGTGATCGAAGTGCTCGCCGATCACGGGCAGTGCATGCATCCGCACCATTGA
- the chrA gene encoding chromate efflux transporter — MKSSEAVHEEGAAHRNGTPGEVFFAFLKLGLTSFGGPIAHLGYFRDELVARRKWLDEDGFADIVALCQFLPGPASSQLGFALGLLRGGPLGALAAWTAFTLPSAILLVIFAMAATAFDGPIGAGLQHGLKIVAVAVVAQAVWGMARNLTPDRQRASIALAAVLIVVFAPGSVGQVAAIAFGALGGFILCRNGPVTNATHFAFRVSRAVGITSLAAFFLLLGLLPIIATATASQGVSMFDAFYRSGALVFGGGHVVLPLLQAEVVAPGWVTNDAFLAGYGAAQAVPGPIFTFAAYLGAVMGPAPRGILGATICLVAIFLPGFLLLVGTLPFWDSFRKRPVAQAAMRGANAAVVGILGAALYSPVWTSAILNPYDFALALVGFILLVVWKSPPWVVVVLLAAGGTLVHLM; from the coding sequence GTGAAGTCGTCGGAAGCAGTTCATGAAGAAGGGGCCGCACATCGGAATGGAACTCCCGGCGAGGTCTTCTTCGCCTTCCTCAAGCTCGGCCTGACATCCTTCGGCGGGCCGATCGCCCATCTCGGCTATTTCCGGGACGAATTGGTCGCGCGCCGCAAATGGCTTGACGAGGACGGCTTTGCCGACATTGTCGCACTCTGCCAGTTTCTTCCCGGCCCTGCATCGAGCCAGCTCGGCTTTGCGCTTGGGCTCTTGCGCGGCGGGCCGCTTGGGGCGCTCGCCGCCTGGACGGCCTTCACCCTTCCGTCCGCAATACTGCTCGTGATCTTCGCAATGGCGGCAACGGCGTTCGACGGCCCCATCGGGGCAGGTCTGCAGCATGGACTGAAGATCGTGGCCGTCGCCGTGGTCGCACAGGCGGTATGGGGCATGGCGAGGAACCTGACGCCGGACCGGCAGCGGGCGAGCATTGCGCTGGCAGCCGTCCTGATCGTCGTCTTTGCTCCGGGATCGGTCGGGCAGGTCGCAGCCATCGCATTCGGCGCGCTCGGCGGCTTCATCCTATGCCGCAACGGTCCCGTCACGAACGCCACGCATTTTGCCTTCCGCGTTTCGCGCGCCGTTGGCATTACGAGCCTTGCCGCCTTCTTCCTGTTGCTTGGCCTTCTGCCGATCATTGCGACCGCGACGGCGTCTCAGGGCGTGTCGATGTTCGACGCCTTTTATCGCTCCGGCGCACTCGTCTTCGGGGGTGGACATGTCGTGCTGCCGCTGCTGCAGGCGGAGGTCGTCGCTCCCGGCTGGGTCACGAACGACGCCTTCCTTGCCGGCTATGGTGCGGCCCAGGCGGTTCCCGGACCGATCTTCACATTCGCCGCCTATCTCGGCGCCGTCATGGGACCTGCTCCGCGCGGCATCCTTGGCGCCACCATCTGTCTCGTCGCCATCTTCCTGCCTGGTTTCCTGCTGCTCGTCGGCACCCTGCCCTTCTGGGACAGCTTCCGCAAACGTCCTGTTGCGCAGGCAGCGATGCGCGGCGCGAATGCGGCAGTTGTCGGCATTCTCGGGGCCGCGCTTTACAGCCCGGTCTGGACGAGCGCTATCCTGAATCCTTACGATTTCGCGCTCGCCTTGGTCGGCTTCATCCTCTTGGTCGTCTGGAAGTCACCGCCCTGGGTGGTCGTCGTGCTGCTCGCGGCGGGCGGTACTCTCGTTCATCTCATGTGA
- a CDS encoding multicopper oxidase family protein — MKRRDFLNGLMVGAAALGTSAALRPISTFAQDAKSSSAQDATLHNLSVSYRTIDVKGRSARVFGLVQPDGRPGLTLDAGTDFDVALSSAIDEPTLIHWHGLTPPWAADGVPDNPAALLKPSETRHYIFPVGAGGTHWMHAHTLQEQNLLAAPLIVRTADDLKRDEQEVVVLLHDFSFLSAEELLAKLKGNAAHGAMPMDHGSMQGMAGMQHMMSGNGMSGMAMPGMAAMDLNDIDYDAYLANDRTLDDPEVVRVEKGGRVRLRIINGATATAFTIDTGGLSGELVAVDGQGVQSVAETSFPVSMGQRLDIRLSLPEEEGTFPVLALREGAVDRTGVILATAGATVRKIAVQGDAKGPVLGMDLEQRLRPVSPLATRAADRRFKLSLTGDMAAYNWAIDGADGLVVKRGERIEIAITNASMMAHPMHLHGHHFQVIGINGTPIAGAVRDTVLLPPMATVALAFEADNPGRWPLHCHHLYHMATGMMAYVTYDGIG, encoded by the coding sequence ATGAAACGCCGTGACTTTCTCAATGGCCTGATGGTCGGCGCAGCCGCGCTCGGCACATCGGCCGCCCTTCGTCCTATCAGCACCTTTGCGCAGGACGCCAAGTCTTCATCTGCACAAGACGCGACTCTCCACAACCTCTCTGTCAGCTACCGGACCATCGACGTGAAGGGCAGGTCCGCGCGCGTCTTCGGCCTGGTCCAGCCTGACGGCAGGCCGGGACTGACGCTTGACGCCGGAACCGATTTCGACGTCGCACTGTCGAGCGCCATCGACGAGCCGACCCTGATCCATTGGCACGGATTGACGCCGCCATGGGCCGCCGACGGCGTGCCTGACAATCCAGCCGCACTCCTGAAGCCGTCGGAAACCCGCCACTACATATTTCCGGTCGGGGCGGGCGGCACGCACTGGATGCACGCCCATACGCTACAGGAGCAGAACCTGCTTGCCGCCCCGCTGATCGTGCGGACGGCGGACGACCTGAAGCGGGATGAGCAGGAGGTCGTCGTTCTGCTGCACGACTTCTCCTTCCTGTCGGCTGAGGAACTACTGGCGAAGCTGAAGGGAAATGCCGCGCACGGCGCCATGCCGATGGACCACGGCTCGATGCAAGGTATGGCCGGCATGCAGCACATGATGTCCGGCAATGGCATGTCAGGCATGGCTATGCCGGGAATGGCCGCCATGGACCTCAACGACATCGACTACGACGCCTATCTTGCCAACGACCGCACGCTCGACGATCCCGAGGTCGTGAGGGTCGAGAAGGGCGGCCGCGTCCGACTGCGCATCATCAACGGTGCCACGGCGACAGCCTTCACCATCGACACCGGCGGCCTTTCCGGAGAACTCGTCGCCGTGGACGGGCAGGGCGTGCAGTCGGTCGCCGAGACGTCCTTCCCGGTCTCCATGGGACAGCGCCTCGACATCCGTCTCAGCCTTCCGGAGGAGGAAGGGACGTTTCCCGTCCTCGCCCTGCGCGAGGGGGCCGTGGACCGTACGGGCGTCATCCTTGCCACCGCGGGCGCGACCGTCCGCAAGATTGCGGTCCAGGGCGATGCGAAGGGGCCGGTTCTCGGGATGGATCTGGAACAGCGACTGCGTCCCGTCAGCCCACTGGCAACCCGTGCAGCAGACCGCCGCTTCAAACTCTCGCTGACGGGCGACATGGCCGCCTATAACTGGGCGATCGACGGCGCGGATGGCCTCGTCGTCAAGCGTGGCGAGCGGATCGAGATCGCGATCACCAACGCCTCAATGATGGCGCATCCGATGCACCTTCACGGGCACCATTTCCAGGTGATCGGCATCAACGGGACGCCAATCGCGGGCGCGGTGAGGGACACGGTCCTGCTGCCGCCGATGGCCACCGTCGCCCTGGCCTTCGAAGCCGACAATCCTGGCCGCTGGCCGCTCCATTGCCATCATCTCTACCACATGGCGACGGGCATGATGGCCTACGTCACCTACGACGGCATCGGCTGA
- a CDS encoding EF-hand domain-containing protein: MRTTQIPKAALLAALIAIGGAGSTLAQTNGADTHHPANMSQPQSGMGGMMGQGQGAMPGGSGMMPGGMMGGNMMEHDMMGDMPMMGMRGPMMKIMFAIADTDGDGALSFEEVTAIHKRIFNAMDTNKDGKVTPEEMQAFWGQ, from the coding sequence ATGAGAACGACACAAATTCCAAAGGCCGCCCTGTTGGCCGCGCTGATCGCGATCGGCGGAGCCGGTTCCACCCTCGCCCAGACGAACGGAGCGGATACCCATCATCCCGCGAACATGTCCCAGCCACAGTCGGGAATGGGAGGAATGATGGGACAGGGCCAGGGCGCAATGCCCGGCGGATCAGGCATGATGCCCGGCGGTATGATGGGCGGGAACATGATGGAGCACGACATGATGGGTGATATGCCCATGATGGGTATGCGAGGACCCATGATGAAGATCATGTTCGCGATCGCCGATACTGACGGAGACGGCGCGCTGTCGTTCGAGGAGGTGACGGCCATCCATAAGCGGATATTCAACGCCATGGACACGAACAAGGACGGCAAGGTCACACCCGAAGAAATGCAGGCGTTCTGGGGGCAATAA
- a CDS encoding adenosine-specific kinase, giving the protein MELAVVPIVKPDDSNFIFGQSHFIKTVEDLHEALAGAVPGIRFGLAFCEASGKRLVRWSGNDEAAIGLARDNALAIGAGHTFLIFLGDGFFPVNVLAAVRAVPEVCGIYCATANPTQVIVAQTELGRGVLGVVDGASPLGVETDVDIAWRKDLLRKIGYKL; this is encoded by the coding sequence ATGGAACTTGCCGTGGTGCCCATCGTCAAGCCGGACGACTCCAACTTCATTTTTGGTCAGTCGCATTTTATCAAGACTGTGGAGGACCTCCACGAGGCGCTGGCGGGCGCGGTTCCCGGCATCCGCTTCGGGCTGGCCTTCTGCGAGGCCTCCGGCAAGCGGCTGGTGCGCTGGTCAGGCAATGACGAAGCCGCGATCGGCCTTGCACGCGACAACGCATTGGCCATTGGCGCCGGCCACACTTTCTTGATCTTCCTCGGCGACGGGTTCTTTCCCGTCAACGTGCTGGCGGCGGTGCGCGCAGTGCCAGAGGTCTGCGGTATTTACTGCGCGACGGCCAACCCGACACAGGTGATCGTCGCACAAACGGAGCTGGGCCGCGGCGTGCTCGGCGTCGTGGATGGTGCGTCACCGCTGGGTGTCGAAACCGACGTCGACATCGCGTGGCGGAAAGACTTGCTGCGAAAGATCGGCTACAAGCTGTAG